In Ptiloglossa arizonensis isolate GNS036 chromosome 6, iyPtiAriz1_principal, whole genome shotgun sequence, a single window of DNA contains:
- the LOC143148341 gene encoding C-C chemokine receptor type 1-like — translation MSVDERKHQIFSNGVRHRKHRDFERESTRDLLVRGHRTKMVHTQRDVAGFELMENIFRSVQFYYTPILVYFGSLGNCLSVIVFFGTKLCQYSSSIYLGALAISDTGFLLSVFVVWLNMLEVGLFNRPGFCQFFIYLTTLCSFMSVWLVVAFTIERFIAVQYPLYRQSMCTVSRAKAAVATLTGLAMILCSPVLWFSAPRFEYNEEGNVTECGHLAEGLESWATVYNAIDTVLTFAIPFAVIIVLNILIARAIYRHIKIRKSLTNEPHIAKVRQPYMQSHRNNLAQTKITKMLLVVSSVFLCFNLPAYVLRIHAFLHFQENNAPRSVELVQQVCNLLFNTNFGINFILYCATGQNFRRAIRFMFLRRFRRRDVTITQMTSHGTQNVSKFVRPNSATVRRHAIVFTEPWEEFHELKVISQ, via the exons ATGTCAGTTGATGAACGAAAAcatcaaatattttcgaacggCGTGCGTCATCGAAAACACCGCGACTTCGAACGAGAATCGACGAGGGATCTCCTTGTTCGAGGGCATCGAACGAAGATGGTTCACACGCAAAGGGACGTCGCAGGTTTCGAACTGATGGAGAACATATTCCGTAGCGTTCAATTTTACTACACACCGATACTGGTGTACTTTGGTTCATTGGGGAACTGCCTGTCGGTGATCGTGTTCTTTGGAACGAAATTGTGCCAATACTCGTCGAGCATCTACCTAGGGGCATTAGCCATTAGCGATACTGGTTTTCTTCTATCGGTATTCGTGGTTTGGTTGAACATGTTGGAAGTTGGTCTGTTCAATCGACCAGGTTTCTGccaattttttatatatctGACCACCCTGTGTAGTTTCATGAGCGTTTGGTTGGTCGTAGCGTTCACCATCGAAAGATTCATCGCCGTGCAGTATCCGCTCTATCGTCAATCAATGTGCACTGTCTCCAGGGCGAAAGCGGCGGTCGCCACGTTGACCGGATTGGCGATGATCTTATGCAGCCCGGTCCTGTGGTTCTCCGCGCCGCGTTTCGAGTACAACGAGGAGGGTAACGTGACCGAATGCGGCCACTTGGCCGAGGGACTGGAATCCTGGGCGACCGTTTACAATGCCATCGACACGGTATTAACGTTCGCGATACCGTTCGCCGTGATCATCGTCCTGAATATCCTGATCGCGCGTGCTATCTATAGGCatattaaaattagaaaatcaCTGACCAACGAGCCGCATATCGCGAAAGTGAGACAACCGTACATGCAAAGCCACCGTAACAATCTGGCGCAGACCAAGATCACCAAGATGCTCCTCGTCGTCTCCAGTGTTTTCCTCTGCTTTAACTTGCCCGCGTACGTCTTGAGGATCCACGCGTTTCTGCAC TTTCAGGAGAACAATGCACCCCGTTCGGTGGAGCTGGTGCAACAGGTTTGCAATTTGCTGTTCAACACCAATTTTGGGATCAATTTCATCCTGTATTGCGCCACCGGGCAGAATTTCCGAAGAGCAATACGGTTCATGTTCTTGAGACGGTTTCGTAGGAGGGACGTAACCATAACGCAGATGACAAGTCACGGGACGCAAAACG TATCGAAGTTCGTGAGGCCGAATAGCGCAACAGTGCGTCGTCACGCGATCGTGTTCACGGAGCCATgggaggaatttcacgagctgaaGGTTATCTCGCAGTAA